One Sediminicola sp. YIK13 DNA segment encodes these proteins:
- a CDS encoding serine hydrolase: MKKYIKYIVLIVICSAFTTMNYYPIDGYALTGIKRLKRLELIKSGEIKDAATLPPGALKSYSEIELNLLSRSKDSVGDLLVTDADFQKEISGLFRGLDKSYSLTVLDISDVDNIRYAERNETSGYQPGSVGKIAVLNGLFTQLANIYPDSWESRTALLRDKSVKAGVWGLTDEHTIPIYNIETKKLVKRQVIASDVFTLYEWADHMMSVSNNGAASILWREVLLMAAFGKDYPALTQEEADAYFKNTPRKELTDLGNDVVNLPLRTLGITSDEWRLGSFFTKGANTYVGDKGGSIGTPIGLMKFLVQLEQGNVVDKASSLEMKRLMYMTDRRIRYAQSPVLKEAAVYFKSGSLYKCDRSKGEACGKYMGNVSNFMNSVAIIEHPDNCRYMVVLMTNVLRKNSATDHMMLASSIDKIVRKK; this comes from the coding sequence ATGAAAAAATATATTAAATACATTGTTTTAATAGTTATCTGTTCCGCCTTTACCACTATGAACTATTATCCCATAGATGGGTATGCCCTTACGGGTATCAAGCGATTGAAAAGATTGGAACTTATTAAAAGTGGGGAAATAAAGGATGCCGCTACCTTGCCTCCGGGGGCCTTAAAATCCTACTCTGAAATTGAGCTCAACCTGCTATCACGAAGTAAGGACAGCGTTGGCGATTTGTTGGTGACCGATGCCGATTTTCAAAAGGAGATCAGTGGACTGTTCAGAGGTTTGGACAAGAGTTATTCCCTTACCGTATTAGATATCTCGGATGTGGATAACATCAGGTATGCAGAGCGCAATGAAACCTCTGGTTATCAGCCCGGCAGTGTAGGAAAAATAGCAGTCTTGAACGGACTTTTTACCCAACTGGCCAATATCTATCCTGATTCTTGGGAAAGTAGAACTGCCCTCTTGAGGGATAAATCGGTGAAAGCCGGCGTTTGGGGTCTAACAGATGAACATACCATTCCTATCTATAACATTGAAACTAAAAAATTAGTAAAAAGACAGGTAATTGCCAGTGATGTATTCACCCTATACGAATGGGCAGACCATATGATGTCGGTCAGTAATAATGGCGCCGCTAGTATTTTATGGAGAGAGGTGCTATTGATGGCCGCCTTTGGAAAAGATTATCCTGCCCTTACCCAAGAAGAGGCAGATGCTTATTTTAAAAATACGCCAAGAAAGGAACTTACAGATCTGGGTAATGATGTGGTAAACCTACCGCTACGGACATTAGGCATTACTAGCGATGAGTGGCGTTTGGGAAGCTTTTTCACAAAAGGGGCAAATACCTATGTTGGTGATAAAGGTGGTAGTATTGGGACTCCTATCGGATTAATGAAATTTCTGGTTCAATTGGAGCAAGGAAACGTGGTAGACAAGGCATCGAGTTTGGAAATGAAACGATTGATGTATATGACAGACCGGAGGATACGTTATGCACAATCCCCTGTATTGAAGGAAGCCGCGGTTTACTTTAAATCGGGAAGTTTATATAAATGTGACCGGTCCAAGGGCGAGGCCTGTGGCAAATATATGGGGAATGTAAGTAACTTTATGAATTCCGTTGCCATAATAGAACATCCGGATAATTGCAGGTATATGGTAGTATTGATGACCAATGTTCTTCGCAAAAATTCAGCTACGGACCATATGATGCTAGCATCGAGTATAGATAAGATTGTGCGAAAAAAATAG
- a CDS encoding Npt1/Npt2 family nucleotide transporter has translation MLILNTLKGYVLKVFDIKEEELYKTLLLQLNIFLLISTLLIVKPTINSLFLSELTSDALPLGYVLTAIMAVIGSYFYDRILERYALNFVIERTLIGSVISLVIFGIAFNFNLGKGFLLYIPYVWVAIFGLLTASQFWILANLVYNVREAKRVFGFIGAGAIAGGIFGGYLTSLLTTFISSQNLLFFAALLLVCCLPITRYIWKNEVVKLNAFQVSQRSDPKGESPFKLIRQDRLLSLIAIVIGISVLVAKLVDYQYSDYASRLIDDKDELTSFFGFWFSTLSVISLLVQLFLTQRIVGTFGVGKSLLWLPSGILIGSAILLLIPQLWVIVFIKVVDGSLKQSVNKAATELLSIPIPIETKKKTKTFTDVVVDSIATGLAGFILIFFINGLNISSTYISLIIIALISIWLYFIYHLRREYIVSFKKLLETSIAKKEKNDRKEIPVTSIVDTVIRVFYSGEEGQILHMLQKTLEVKNERFFFAIQGLLTHESAAVRALAIENLYFLKTQNLSFQMESMVHDKDQQVTTAAFRYLLKNYDNDTLELFNKYLNSQDATIANASLIGLSMELRNNSKLQDRFSLANRIGLALEQYETLTSQKERRNKLFAILEAIGNAKVERYYYFIKEQLYATDAAILNAAITSASKTLDEDFIELIVPHLSKKESRRAAIDALYNFGEPIMDIMVKTIRNEQIDLEDAIYIVPVIEKFASQKAINTLIKITEDTEHAIKIEAIEALKRLKWKFPNLQIKDRFVVDKILDECHLYQTTLSVIHSQIVIQYKKKDLSPETLEENEARNGLIHLLEQRLDRQLQRIFRFLGIKYPPSDIDSILNTILNGKEEQRIHAVEFLDNILDKQLKKDLIPVAESTLMETISEEQIKKLNLKVYSEAECYHALLDRRDVKLKQAVLYLIEKTKDKKFIPLVEMALNDKNEKIRNKAAEILGSLEV, from the coding sequence ATTAACCTCGGATGCCTTGCCCTTAGGTTATGTCTTGACCGCTATAATGGCGGTGATTGGCTCCTATTTTTACGATAGAATTTTAGAGAGGTACGCTCTGAACTTTGTGATCGAGAGAACCCTTATTGGTTCTGTTATTTCTTTGGTAATTTTTGGAATCGCTTTTAATTTTAACCTTGGAAAGGGGTTTTTACTGTATATCCCATATGTATGGGTTGCCATCTTTGGATTGCTGACCGCTTCCCAATTTTGGATCCTAGCAAATTTGGTGTACAATGTAAGGGAGGCCAAACGTGTTTTTGGCTTTATTGGTGCCGGTGCCATCGCTGGGGGGATCTTTGGAGGGTACCTCACCTCCTTATTGACCACATTTATCAGTTCTCAAAATTTATTGTTTTTTGCCGCGCTGCTTTTGGTGTGCTGTTTGCCAATTACAAGGTACATTTGGAAGAATGAAGTGGTTAAACTAAATGCATTTCAAGTTTCCCAGCGCTCAGATCCCAAGGGGGAATCTCCCTTTAAACTGATTCGCCAAGACAGATTACTTAGTTTGATAGCCATCGTTATAGGAATTAGTGTTCTTGTGGCGAAATTGGTAGATTATCAATATAGTGATTATGCATCCCGTCTTATTGATGACAAAGATGAACTGACTTCTTTTTTTGGCTTTTGGTTTTCAACCCTTAGTGTCATTTCACTTTTGGTACAATTATTCTTGACTCAACGGATCGTAGGAACATTTGGGGTGGGGAAATCCTTGCTCTGGCTGCCTTCAGGGATTCTTATAGGTTCTGCTATTCTATTATTGATACCACAATTATGGGTCATTGTTTTTATAAAAGTGGTTGATGGTAGTTTGAAACAGTCCGTCAACAAGGCCGCTACAGAATTATTGTCTATCCCTATTCCCATTGAAACCAAGAAAAAGACCAAGACATTTACCGATGTGGTGGTAGATAGTATTGCCACAGGGCTTGCAGGATTTATACTAATATTTTTCATTAACGGTTTGAATATTTCTTCTACCTACATCAGTTTGATCATCATAGCACTTATCTCAATTTGGCTCTATTTTATATATCATTTAAGAAGGGAATATATTGTTTCGTTTAAAAAATTATTGGAAACGTCCATTGCAAAAAAAGAAAAGAATGACAGAAAGGAAATACCTGTAACTTCTATAGTGGATACTGTAATACGAGTTTTTTATTCTGGGGAAGAAGGGCAGATCCTTCATATGTTACAGAAAACCTTGGAGGTGAAAAACGAGAGGTTCTTTTTTGCAATACAGGGATTGTTAACCCATGAATCGGCTGCCGTCAGGGCATTGGCTATTGAAAACCTATACTTCCTTAAAACCCAAAATTTATCCTTCCAAATGGAATCCATGGTTCATGATAAAGACCAACAGGTTACCACAGCCGCCTTCAGATATCTATTGAAAAATTATGACAATGATACCTTGGAACTTTTCAACAAATACCTGAACAGCCAAGATGCCACTATTGCCAATGCATCTTTGATAGGGCTATCCATGGAATTGCGCAACAATTCGAAGTTACAGGATAGATTTAGCTTGGCCAATAGGATAGGACTGGCCTTAGAACAGTATGAAACTCTAACTTCACAAAAGGAAAGGCGGAACAAATTGTTTGCCATCTTGGAAGCAATTGGAAATGCAAAAGTTGAGCGGTATTACTATTTCATCAAGGAACAACTTTATGCCACTGATGCGGCAATATTAAATGCGGCTATTACCAGTGCTTCAAAAACCTTGGATGAAGATTTCATAGAGCTTATCGTACCGCATCTTTCAAAAAAAGAGTCCAGAAGAGCAGCTATAGATGCACTTTATAATTTTGGGGAGCCCATTATGGATATTATGGTAAAGACCATTCGAAATGAACAAATAGATCTGGAAGATGCCATCTATATAGTTCCTGTCATTGAAAAATTCGCTTCACAAAAGGCCATCAACACCTTGATTAAAATTACTGAAGATACGGAGCATGCCATTAAAATTGAGGCCATAGAGGCGCTTAAAAGATTAAAATGGAAATTCCCCAATTTACAGATCAAAGATCGTTTTGTGGTGGATAAAATATTAGATGAATGCCATTTATATCAAACCACTTTATCCGTTATTCACTCACAAATAGTAATCCAATATAAAAAGAAAGACCTAAGTCCGGAAACGTTGGAGGAGAACGAAGCAAGAAATGGACTGATTCATCTATTGGAGCAGCGTTTGGACAGACAGCTACAGCGTATTTTTAGGTTTTTGGGAATCAAATATCCCCCTAGTGATATAGATTCCATATTAAATACCATTTTAAATGGAAAAGAGGAGCAGCGTATTCATGCGGTTGAGTTTTTGGACAATATTCTGGACAAACAATTGAAAAAGGATCTTATACCCGTGGCAGAATCCACACTTATGGAGACTATCTCTGAAGAACAGATTAAAAAACTAAACCTTAAGGTGTACAGTGAAGCAGAATGCTACCATGCACTTTTGGACAGAAGAGATGTAAAATTAAAACAGGCGGTTCTTTATTTGATCGAAAAGACAAAGGACAAAAAGTTTATTCCTTTGGTAGAAATGGCCCTTAATGATAAGAATGAAAAGATAAGAAATAAGGCTGCCGAAATATTGGGCAGCCTTGAAGTCTAA